The Aspergillus fumigatus Af293 chromosome 7, whole genome shotgun sequence genome includes the window AACACAAGAGTTTTCTCTTTCGTATTAAGAAATACCATTATCGTTCAAGTCTATCTGAAGTCTATGTACGAAGTGCGCAGAATGCTTCTTTCCGCCTATAAACTCGTCTTCCCCCTCGACTCATATCCAATCAGCAGAACCACCAACCCAGCTACAACAAACAACCCCCCGCTCACATACACCGGCACACTGGTCTTCAGATCGGCGACGAGCGCGATCACCGGCGCCAGGATCCCGCCCACCCGGTTGGCCGCCGCCGTCAACGCATTCCCCGTTCCCCGGTCTTTGGTCAGGAACATCTCGGGTGTGTACGCATAGAGAACCGCGTACAGAATACTGCTGGTGAAGCTATATGCGCAATTCCAACCCAGGAGGGCTGAAGATGACATGGCCGTCGTAGAGGCTAGCAGGAACGCCCCCGTCAGCACGGCCGATGAGCTGATGGCGCCCCGCCGGCCGAGGTAGGGTACTTCGACTAGCACACCGCCGATCAGCGAGCCAGGGAGGCCTACCGCCGCGATGATCAGCGAGTTCCGGTAGGTCAGAGCCGTTGAGCCATCGCCAAATTCGGCGCCCTTGGTCTGCTGGATGTAGGGTAAGAATGCGTTGTAGAGGGGGAAACCGAGGCCGATAAGGCCCCAGACGACGATAAGCAGCGACGTGGACCAGGCGCGGCCGGGGGTATCGAAGAGGGCTCGGATGTGACTGAGGGTCAAGTGATCCAGCCGCTGGCGGATAAGCACGTTTGTTCCGACAGTGGGGGGCTGCTCTGCGGAGGTTTCAGGGGTGATGAGGTCGTCCACAGAcaaggaggcagaggagcCATTCCGGCGGGCGACTTCGTGGACGACGGCCACGGCATCCTCGTAGCGGCCTTTTCCCATGAGAAACTTGGGCGATTCATACAGAGTAAAACAGGTCCAGCGGAGGAGACACATGACCGCCGCTATCCCGCCCATGGCGATGAGAAAGTACCGCCAACCCATGTTGTTAGCACGGGTGCAAGTCTCTTCATCGGGGCAGGTGAGATTGCCGAGAATCGGCCAGGCAATCAGATTGGCCAGCAGCTGAGCGAGCGCCCAGTACACCGACAGCACAGTGAGCAAATACTGGTGCGAGCCCGGGAGGAACTCAAGGAAGATGGCCGAGTCAACGGGGAGGTTCCCGCCCACGCCGATGGACCACAGCGCGTTGAAGACACATACCGCCGCGAAGGTGGGTGAGCCAGCTGCAACGAGCCCAAATACTGCAGTCAGACCGATGGTCAGATTGAAGGCCCAACGGCGGCCGAAGATATCGCAGCCAAAGCCCCAGAACAGAGCGCCAATGAGCAGGCCGATATTCTGGGCTAGAGTCAAGAATGGCGGACTGGAGATGTGGAATTCCGATGTAACAGGACCCAGAATGAGCGAGGTCACAATCGGCCAAAGGTTATCGCTTGCCCAGCCAAAGCCGATGACAATAAAGAGCTGCCATTGATAGGCGCCCATGCCAATACTCTGGATGGCAGTGTTGAGGGTGGCGGCGTTGAGCCGGTAGTCGTTGAgtttgtcatgatcatcCGCCATTTTAATTCACGGCGTGGATTTGAGGTGTTTGAGGAAATTGGAGATGATAgcaaaaaagaagaagaagaagaagaaagatgaagactGATGGAACATTTTCTGCAGGGTTGCATCAAGCTTCGGCCCCGCGTCAAATACGGATGACGTGATTGGAGCCTTGTCTGAGATCAACAAAATTCTGATTTTAGCAGATATTCTTTCTCAGGAATatttgatgatgttgatattTTCATGATGAATGGTACCACGGAGAAAAAGGGTGGAGAGAAATGATGGTAGTCAAGAAAGAGCGAGGACAAAGTTGAAgccatccccatccccaaGGATTTCCACAGCAAGGCTACCTAGTCTGGCTTACGCTTGTACAGCGTAGTCACGGCCTTTGACAGCCAGGCTGCCCAGTACATCACTATCACCATTCGTGAGGCTGCTGATGAAGCATCTATTCAACATGCCATTAGCACTGCCGTGGTACTGTGTCTCTTTCGGATAAACCAAGTTAACGATGCAGGCTCTTATACTCGGTTCACGGGGAACCTGCTTAGTGATCATTTGGCTAAGAAAAGTCACCTTTTAGGACTATGATCATGATACACATGATCAGATGAGACTAATGTCTGGAATAGAGACCTCATGCGGACCGAAATCGAAGCGTATGGAGTCCATACAACTCGAAAATGTTGTCGGTATGTATGGAACCCTAATTATCGATCGTGATTAACATGAGAAACTCTGACACATTCATGATCCATGAGGTAGTGAGACGGTGAGGCGATTCACATAGTATTTACTTTCTCTCTATTGGTATGAGAATCTGTGTAGTCTCAGTTTTTCTGCAGGGATACTGTAACTGACCCTAGGGCCTATGGCGGAGGGATTCAAACAGTTCAAGTGGAGACATCCCCATCACCCAGAACCAACAAGTTGCttgatcctcttcatctactTATCTTAACCATAGACCTACTCTCTGATCGATAATTAGACAGAACTCTAAGGTCATAaggtcatcgtcatccatgGATCCCAACGACATCAACATTCTCGCTGACTTCCTCGCCTTCAACCAAATCCCCTCAACTTTTCCTCCATCAGATGCAGCAgacgtcctcgtcctctgcgTCTCCGCCATCCTTCCCGTAGCAGAGAAAGTCTTCGCGCATCTCGAAAAGAACCCAACAGCAATTAAAACTCTGGTCCTCTGCGGCGGAATCGGCCATTCCACGCCTCATCTCTATGAAGCTATCGCCAACGATCCACGCTACGCGCATCTCCTCCCGGAAATTGACGGACTACCAGAAGCACAGGTCCTTCACCACATTTTCAGGCAGTGTTTTGATGCACCGAGGATTCTGAGCTCATGTCGTGTCCTCATTGAAGACCGCTCGACGAACTGCGGCGCCAACGCAATTGAAACGAAGAGGCTTCTCGAGGTGAATGGGATCTGTCCTGAGAGTATGCTGATTGTGCAGGATCCGACCATGTCTCGACGGACGGTTGCGTCGTTTGAGAAGGCTTTTTCTGGACAGAGGACCCTGCGGTTTACCAGCTGGCCCACTTTTGTGCCCAAGGTCAGGCTTGAAGGAGGCAGGCTGGTGTATGATGAGTCTGCCGGGATTGAGGCGTCACGGTTGTGGAGGTTACCGCGGTTCCTGGGGTTGGTGATGGGGGAGATTCCACGGCTcagagatgatgaggaagggTATGGTCCCAAAGGAAAAGGATTCATTGTGCATGTTGATGTTCCAGATGAAGTAGAGGAAGCGTGGAAGAGAATTAaggatgcggagatggaATGGGAGAGACGGTAGTTGTGGGTTGATGTCTTACGTCTGAGGGCATCTTTGCCTGTGTTTCGGTTGAACGGCAATTCGACCTAGTGGCGTGTATATAAGGCCGGCATCCCTGGAGGATTACCCCGAAGCAGACAAAAATGAGCTGCCTTGCCGGTAAGCAAACAATGCTGTATGTTGCAGACATCTCACCTACCAAAATAAACTGTACCGGGCTTAGCAGGCTTCGCAGCGAATCTTCCAAAGTCACGTCGACAAAGACCTTGATATAGTCACCTTCCACATCCACATCTCTGTTGCCTGCAAATactccagcttcttctacCCAGCCGTCATCTGGTCCGGGGTCCGATCCACCGGCGACGTCGTCAACCTCCCAGACTACGAGTCCGACACGTTTGGGCTCTACCTGCAGTGGTGCCACGCCAATATCCATCCTGTCAGCGAAGAATCGGAAGAGAAGCCAGAGTACTGAGACCTGAGTCTCCTACCCAAGGCATACGTGCTGGATGCGTATCTTGCCGACACCGTCTTCCAGGACACCATGGCAGATTCCTCAATGCATTGAACGTATGCGAAGAGGGAGACCTGGAGACCATGCAAGGGCCATTAGTGGAAGTTTGTAGCGTAGTTGTATGATAAGACTGGTTCAGTTCGACTATTTGCCATCTTCTGGTCAGCATGCTGACAAGAGATTATGAAAGATGACTATCTGAGGTGGGAGCAGCCGGTCTGCCCAAAGAGTTTCTGTCTGTCTGTTGAACTATGTTGCAGGAGGGACGGCTCATCAGCCTATGCAAGAGTACGCAGGAAATGCACTTTCCATTTGCATGAGGCAGAGCAAGAGTGCTATCGCCTTCACTTTATGGTCGATTAATTGCTATTGTCTGGTGATGTGTTGTGCAGGTGCGCATCTTTCTAGTTGTGTTTGAGTTGCAGTTTCTTGTTGTATTGATTGCCCCTTTCTGACCTTGACCTCACGTAGCTCTCGCGCAGTATGTATGCTCTTTACTTCGAGATTTCTTGTCTCTCAAAGGCACACGAACAATATGCTCAAGGTACATTCTTACGTTCAAGTCCTTTAGGCCTTTTCCATGAGAGGTTAAAACACTGATTCGACGGCAATCTCCATTTGGAGAATCGACTTTCAAGGCAACCTCCGTCAGCAGAACTGACCACAACGAAAGTCTCTGGCAAAATGAAGGCTACAGTGAATTTCAAGCAGTGGCCGAGCCTGAGGCAGTCTACTTGCTATGGGTATGTTATCTCACGAATTTAACCCTTCACCTCTGACCATCCTTTATCACTCTCCCCAGATGCCGTGCTCACCTCGATACCACGTCCTCGACGCCAAGATGGAGGTCAATATCCTGGACTTCCCCTTTGAGATACTCGAAACGATCTTCTCCGAAGCCATCCAGCCGTGGGAAGACGACATCGACAAGATCATGGACTATGAAACAGGCCTCAGTATTGCTCTCACGTGTAAAAGATTCAATATTGTCGCTCGACATGTCTTGTACCGACGAATTCAACTGGGTACGCCAGATCTTGATCCTGTTAGAAAACCCGCTGAAGCACTGTTGCAGACCCTGGCCTTATATCCACAACTGCGACCCACGTGCCAGTCCTTCCAGATTTATCTCGGACAAGGAGCCTTTCAGCAAGAAACATTCAAAGCAATCAGCAAGCTGGTGACTTTGCTGCATCGCTTGCGCGTGTTCGAAGTATCTGGGAGTCACAGCCAACCGTTGACgtggctgctgctcctgAAGGCCATACAGTTGGAGACTGTGGAGGAAATCCGAGCTGGTGACTGCATTATACCCCCTCGACAGGCAGCATTGACGATACGAAAGCGAGATATCTGGTCCGTGAGAATGGCTGCTCTGGGGGACAATATCCCTGGAAATGTTGCGGATTTTCTCGACACTCAGGTGAGCTGAGACCCGCATCTCTACAATGTCAACCAAGCTAATGGTGCAAAGAATGAAAACGGAACACTCCCTCGTATCAAGATAGCGAAATTCGATGGATTCAGCCAGACCCCTCgactgctgcaggagatACTGACCTGGTTCACCGGTCTCGAGCATTTTGCCTTTACTTACATCTACAATCGCTCATATGCCTGGTACTACAGATGGAATTACTCTAATATCGGAGCGGCTCTCGATCGTCACAAAGAGACGTTGAAGTCGATTCTGATCCAACTGTTTGGGTACAGCAGGATAGGCTCCTTCGACTTGAGAAGCTACAAGAGTCTAAGAGTTCTCGAGCTCTCTCTCCAGAACATCGTAGTTGAATCTCCCGAAGCCGCTGCGACCAAACTCCTCGCGCCGAATTTGGAGCTATTAGTGCTCGACTTCGGGACGGTAGACCGCAAGAAGGCCAAATACAACTGTATCGAAAAGCGCGACGAGGAGTGGTTAGTGCAATTCGGAGAACATGCGTCCAAAATCCGAAAGTCCCTACCTCGAGTGCACGCCAAAATCCCCGCCTACGCGTTTCGAGGCACCGAGACGGAGCTTTGGGACGCTCGCTGCACGTTTGAGGACCTCGACAATATCCAGGACGAGCTGCAGGGATACGGCATTGACTTCACATACAATGACCCTCCTGTCTCCGAAGAGGAATTCCGGGAATGGATACGAGACAAGGATGAAATGGACTTGCTTGGGGGGCTTTGGAGATATATGAACCGTTATGCTGCATACCACTCAGACGAATCAGATTCTGGGTTTGAATCTAACGCGCTGGACACCAAGGACCATGACGAAATGGCCCAGCAATCTACAGACAAATTGGATAccgaggttgaggaagaGGCCCAGATCTGACCTGGTTGTCATGTACCAAATTTTGACGAACTCGCTCTTTTCGGTTTCGGCTTCAATTGTCATGATACCCTTGGAGCGTGTTGTCCTCTTCATGAGACCAGGCGCAAGAGGTGTAATCCGGCTGTTGGGAATGAGTAAAGTCCATACTATGTGAAATACCAAAATTGTACTTAGTAGACAAGACACTCTTATCATTTTCTGTAATCaaagagcaacaacagatTTTGCACCATTAAAAAAGGTAAGATATACTATGCACTGGAAGTCCAGGTCGGTTGACAGGATCATATAATACGGAATTATCTATTGCCCAGTCAGTCACCTGAAAGCTCAAAGGGAGTTGAATATGGATTTAACCCGTTGCGAACGTCTGGTTGAAGACTCGAAAGTTGTACTGCATGCCATAACTACCATCCCGTCCATAGAGACTGACACCGTGTAGTGATTATTCCAGGAATTTAATGCGCAGGACAACGAGGTGGTCTCAGTGTCAGTGGTTATCcttccagatcatccaaCAAAAACGCCTCTTGCAAACAGCCCATGAGCAGATAAATGTGCTACTCACGTTTCGATATTGACTTTACTCCTCTGTATCTGCGATTTTATACCCATGATCGACAATATGTCGATATTGAACAAACAGGTACTCATAACATCTGAGATGAAAATGACCTGTGGCTGTGCAGTTGGGATTTTATGACATTATCGCGGTCAATACTTAGATTAGTCCTAAGACAAGATCTGAGATCCTCGCCTTGATATCCACTAAAGGAAGATCTTTGACAACAGGAGCTGTCATCTACGCCGAATAAACAATACTAATCATTACATACATGATGTACCTTAATCGCCACCAACCCCACTCCCCATGACACGCGCGATGATATCAACCATGGAAGTTGAGTTGCGTCAGCCAGCAGCGCACCCATGGTCTTATTGGCAGTTATTCCCCGGCGCTGCTGTCTGGATAGGTCTATCCTGGCTGCTGGGTCAGGGCTGACGTATGATGCTTTATGCTTGTCCCTGGTTGGTATATATATCAAGCTGGACAGCGTCTAGCTGAACAGGAGGACTACTGCCTGCTACTTACTACCTACCAACAATCAAAGCAAATTTCCACCAGAATAAAcactccaccacctcctccaaatCGAAATGTCTGAAGACCAGAAACAGAACCGTATGCTCTCGCATGTCTACCTTGCACAAGGTCTAGGCTGATTGAGACTGACAGCTGGCCTCCTCGGTGGTCTTGGGACTACTCTAGGCAATACCGTTGGTGGCCTCACAAACACTGTCGGTAACACTGTTGGTGGCCTTGGACAAACTGTTGGTGGCACGACCAAAGGACTCGGAGACACCGTCGGCGGAGCCACCCAAGGACTTGGAGACACTGTCTCTGGTGCCGGACAAGGACTGGGACAGGCGACAAACAGCGTGGGCAATAGCACGAAGGATACTTTGGCAAGCATTGGAGGAGAGAGGAAGTAGTATTGTTACGATGGATGACGGTTCCTTCTGATTTGTATATTGATTCTGATTTACTTCATGAACGGTGAGAAAGCTTGTCTGTTCCCCGGCAGTAGGCGTACAATAATATATGTATGATTCATTGGCGGACCAACGGAAATTTATGCACACAGTGT containing:
- a CDS encoding putative sugar transporter → MADDHDKLNDYRLNAATLNTAIQSIGMGAYQWQLFIVIGFGWASDNLWPIVTSLILGPVTSEFHISSPPFLTLAQNIGLLIGALFWGFGCDIFGRRWAFNLTIGLTAVFGLVAAGSPTFAAVCVFNALWSIGVGGNLPVDSAIFLEFLPGSHQYLLTVLSVYWALAQLLANLIAWPILGNLTCPDEETCTRANNMGWRYFLIAMGGIAAVMCLLRWTCFTLYESPKFLMGKGRYEDAVAVVHEVARRNGSSASLSVDDLITPETSAEQPPTVGTNVLIRQRLDHLTLSHIRALFDTPGRAWSTSLLIVVWGLIGLGFPLYNAFLPYIQQTKGAEFGDGSTALTYRNSLIIAAVGLPGSLIGGVLVEVPYLGRRGAISSSAVLTGAFLLASTTAMSSSALLGWNCAYSFTSSILYAVLYAYTPEMFLTKDRGTGNALTAAANRVGGILAPVIALVADLKTSVPVYVSGGLFVVAGLVVLLIGYESRGKTSL
- a CDS encoding YdcF family protein, which encodes MDPNDINILADFLAFNQIPSTFPPSDAADVLVLCVSAILPVAEKVFAHLEKNPTAIKTLVLCGGIGHSTPHLYEAIANDPRYAHLLPEIDGLPEAQVLHHIFRQCFDAPRILSSCRVLIEDRSTNCGANAIETKRLLEVNGICPESMLIVQDPTMSRRTVASFEKAFSGQRTLRFTSWPTFVPKVRLEGGRLVYDESAGIEASRLWRLPRFLGLVMGEIPRLRDDEEGYGPKGKGFIVHVDVPDEVEEAWKRIKDAEMEWERR